The proteins below are encoded in one region of Halichoerus grypus chromosome X, mHalGry1.hap1.1, whole genome shotgun sequence:
- the LOC118539310 gene encoding KANTR integral membrane protein yields the protein MSPFSLLILVICAFSLFFLINLTRGLSILLVFSKNQLLALLLLSIVSLFSISLISALIFFDLLPSTFFGFILLFFF from the coding sequence ATGTCTCCTTTCTCATTGCTGATATTGGTTATTTGTGccttctcactttttttcttgatcaatcTCACCAGaggtttgtctattttattagtcttttccaagaaccaacttttggctcTGTTGCTCCTCTCTattgtgtctttgttttctatttctttaatttccgCTCTTATCTTTTTTGATCTCCTTCCGTCCACATTTTTTGGATTtattctgttgttctttttctga